The following are from one region of the Coccinella septempunctata chromosome 7, icCocSept1.1, whole genome shotgun sequence genome:
- the LOC123317398 gene encoding potassium/sodium hyperpolarization-activated cyclic nucleotide-gated channel 1-like: MITTKKVRAGRARDRIDRIARDYRPIDNHDCALPIAEDYLSMYLSEGYFVLMRRRLKQQFLISEKLTKTKLVFRSSLRIGMEKQRHLRHYYWTIHPFSNFRFYWEIFMGFIFLTTMSYMPLYGINVLNPLTSSWSNTYYHVLNAVCIVDMIITCFTGYHDKNTETVVLNLKQVFKHYLFGYLVFDFIASMPITHIILFAGKEYNQWYCTINRYVRVVRLFTAIKYMDNLMDIIKLKNHKRILLNRLIVFAIMVEYATYFAFLSNIWIVNRLQLWTINYKIFMKMIYCTLRTLFLIKPHHYGLQTTRIFIIFHQLILLHCGNLLNAFLLAMMLRVYNRTSMVLRKHEHLARQVKEYAKFKELPDSMDKILLQFVDFKFGRRIYDEDLILGTLTPHMKDELFFLYSQKLVENVELFKDMPTSAIKRIAVRLKPEILLPNDVIIQAGYEGSSMYFIIAGIVAVYTINGKEVCHLTDGANFGEIALLMNETRTASIVAADFCELFKLNRKDFQEAIEPFPELKERMVQIARERYTTILSFPSNENEEV, encoded by the exons ATGATAACCACAAAGAAGGTACGTGCAGGTCGAGCGAGAGATCGTATTGACAGAATTGCCAGAGATTACAGGCCAATAGACAATCATGACTGTGCCTTACCAATAGCAGAAGATTATCTGTCGATGTACTTGAGCGAAGGATATTTTGTCCTCATGAGGAGAAGGTTGAAGCAACAGTTTCTCATATCGGAAAAACTGACAAAAACTAAGCTGGTGTTCAGGTCTTCGTTGAGGATTGGAATGGAGAAGCAGAGACATCTTCGGCATTATTATTGGACAATACATCCGTTTAGCAATTTCAG ATTTTACTGGGAAATTTTTATGGGCTTCATTTTTTTAACTACAATGAGTTATATGCCGTTGTATGGTATCAATGTCCTGAATCCTCTAACGTCAAGTTGGAGCAACACATACTACCATGTGTTGAATGCTGTGTGCATCGTAGATATGATAATCACCTGCTTCACTGGTTATCATGACAAGAATACGGAGACAGTGGTTTTGAACTTGAAGCAAGTATTCAA GCATTACCTATTTGGATATCTCGTTTTTGATTTCATTGCTTCCATGCCCATAACCCATATCATTCTCTTTGCTGGAAAGGAATACAATCAATGGTATTGTACGATCAATAGATACGTGAGAGTGGTCAgacttttcactgctatcaaaTACATGGATAACTTGATGGAT ATAATCAAGCTCAAGAATCATAAGAGGATACTTCTCAACCGACTGATAGTTTTCGCGATCATGGTAGAATATGCAACCTACTTTGCCTTCCTTAGCAACATATGGATAGTGAACCGTCTGCAGTTGTGGACCATCAACTAtaagattttcatgaaaatgatCTACTGTACATTGAGAACATTATTCCTCATAAAACCTCATCATTACGGCCTGCAGACTACCAGGATCTTCATCATATTCCACCAGCTTATTCTTTTGCATTGCGGTAATTTACTTAACGCCTTTCTTTTGG CTATGATGTTGAGGGTATACAACCGTACGAGTATGGTCTTGAGGAAGCATGAACATTTGGCTAGACAGGTGAAGGAATACGCCAAATTCAAAGAGCTTCCAGACTCCATGGACAAGATTCTTTTACAATTTGTCGATTTCAAATTTGGTAGAAGGATCTACGACGAAGATCTCATTTTGGGGACCCTCACACCTCACATGAAAGAC GAACTATTCTTCTTATACAGTCAGAAATTGGTCGAGAATGTGGAACTTTTCAAAGATATGCCCACCTCGGCCATCAAGAGGATCGCGGTAAGGTTGAAGCCGGAAATACTCCTTCCTAACGACGTAATTATACAGGCTGGCTACGAGGGCTCCAGCATGTACTTCATAATAGCGGGCATCGTTGCCGTTTATACCATAAACGGAAAAGAG GTGTGTCATCTAACAGACGGTGCGAATTTTGGAGAGATAGCCCTCTTGATGAACGAGACAAGGACAGCGAGCATCGTCGCAGCTGATTTCTGCGAACTGTTCAAATTGAACAGGAAGGATTTTCAGGAAGCCATTGAGCCGTTTCCGGAGTTGAAAGAGAGGATGGTTCAGATCGCTAGGGAGCGATATACAACAATTTTGTCGTTTCCGAGTAATGAGAATGAAGAAGTTTGA